A stretch of DNA from Deltaproteobacteria bacterium:
CTTTTGCGTCCCAGAAATATATTCCGCCCTCGTTTTTATGTATTGACACTCACCAGGGGAACACCTATTGGGCGGGTGCTTGCGCGGGATATGAACATCAGTGTTTTCTGATAACTCTATACTTCGTGTTCCGCGATCCAACCGGTAACTGTTTCCAGTTGGAGAAAAGCTTTTTCTTTTTACTTTTTTCTTTGGAGTTTACTGTTTTGTCTACGAACATCTATGTTGGAAACTTGTCTTGGTCCACTACTGATTCCGATCTGCAGGCCCTTTTCTCCCAGTACGGTCAGGTCAATTCCGCCCACGTCATTGAAGATCGTGAAACCGGCCGCTCCCGTGGCTTTGGTTTCGTGGAAATGGACGAGGATGGCGCCCGCCAGTCCATTCAGGCCCTCAATGGCGCCGATTTCCAGGGACGCAGCCTGAAGGTGAACGAAGCCCAGCCGCGCCAGAGCCGCCCGGCCGGCCGCTCCCGCTACTAATCGGACTCGCTAGAATCTGAGGAAGCCCGCTCACTGCGGGCTTTTTTATTTCCAGTTCCCGGCGGATTCCGCGCACGACACCAACCGGCTCGGACCACGCGAAACTGGCGCCCAGGCCGAAACCGACCAAAGTCGTCCCAAGCCCGCACCGCGATGATGACGCCAGTCACTGCACGCCCCGAATTCGTGACCGTCTTGAACATCGCGCTCGTTTGCGGAAACACGCCCGGAACACACCAGACGTGAAACACAGGCAGGACACAGGAGAAATAAACATGGCGGCACGCATGCAGGATCGAATTCGCGACATTCTAGAACCAGTGGCCCGTGACATTGCCGTCGACGACATCCGTATCGGACTCAAATATACGAGCGCCCACCTGGATACCGGCCAATGTGGCGTTTCCTGGACAGGGCGCGACTCGGGCGCCTGTTGTGGACAAAATCCGCGCCAAAAGACCCTGGCCGGGCGTGGGGCCGCCGAGATCCTCGACCTGCTGGCCAGCCCGACGGCCCAGCAACGTTCGGTCGGCCTTGCCACGGCCAACGCCCTGGCCGCGGTCATGCCCGCGCCCGAGGCCTCGACCACGGACATTCTCGACATCCTCCACATCGACCAGAACGACCACGTGGTCATGGTGGGCTTTTTCGGCCCCCTCATGTCACCGCTGCGCCAGACCGGATGCCGCTTGGAGGTTCTGGAGCTCAACGAGCGCCCAGGCACCATCCCGCCCCAGGACGGCCAGGAGGCCCTGACACGGTGCTCCGTGGCCATCATCACCAGCACGTCCATCGTCACCGACACCATCGACGACCTCCTCGCCCAGCTCGGTGCGCCACGGGCCACCGTCATGCTCGGGCCCTCGACCTTCATGCGTCCCGAGGTGTACACCGGAACGCCAGTCACGCATTTGGCCGGAGCGCGCGTTCTCGACGCGGCCGACGTGGCGCGGACTGTTTCCGAAGGCGGTGGTACGCAGATTCTCAAACGCAGCCTGCGTTTTGAAACGATTCAGCTCGCCGGATAACACCCGACCCGGGCCGGGATGAAAATCATTCCGGCCCCGATATGCCCTCCTGTTTTTCGAACCGCGTCAATGCGGCCAATCTCTTGCATCCCTCACGAATTTTGATAAGAATACAAAAATAAGTCGCTGCTTCCTACTGTCATTGGAGAAAAGCGACATGTCTTCAACCCGACGGGAGGATTCATGATCCGAAAACAGGATGATTCCAGGGGCCGCTGGAAACGAGTGCTGCCACCAGCCCTTGCCGGCGTCGTGTTCACGGTCGGAGTGGCCAT
This window harbors:
- a CDS encoding RNA-binding protein, coding for MSTNIYVGNLSWSTTDSDLQALFSQYGQVNSAHVIEDRETGRSRGFGFVEMDEDGARQSIQALNGADFQGRSLKVNEAQPRQSRPAGRSRY